A window from Nitrospiria bacterium encodes these proteins:
- a CDS encoding SDR family NAD(P)-dependent oxidoreductase, which produces MSHLKGQVGVITGGSSGIGFAIASSLIKEGMGVLIAARDARKLKKAEEQLKQKGGLVSSFSVDVSQKNQVEDLFKKVKKEFNRVDLLVNSAGIGRLKTIADATEEDWDQVLDINLKGSFLCTKAVLPLMRLQRSGYIINISSLAGKMGFGGAAAYSASKFGMVGFTESLLEEGIEDHIKATVICPGYVATPMVRGGSVPQEEMIPAEDIGKLVVGLLYLSPFTVVKEIVVHRKGAIGT; this is translated from the coding sequence ATGTCTCATCTGAAGGGTCAAGTCGGGGTGATTACCGGAGGAAGTAGTGGAATTGGTTTCGCCATTGCCTCTTCCCTGATAAAAGAAGGTATGGGGGTTTTGATTGCCGCCAGGGATGCTCGAAAGCTGAAAAAAGCAGAGGAACAGTTGAAACAAAAAGGGGGTCTGGTTTCTTCTTTTTCCGTTGATGTTTCTCAAAAAAATCAAGTAGAAGATTTATTTAAAAAAGTCAAAAAAGAATTTAACCGGGTCGATTTGTTGGTTAACAGTGCCGGTATTGGAAGACTGAAAACCATTGCGGATGCCACAGAAGAGGATTGGGATCAGGTTTTAGATATTAATTTAAAAGGATCTTTTCTTTGCACAAAAGCCGTATTGCCATTGATGAGACTTCAGCGCTCGGGATATATCATCAATATTAGTTCTCTTGCGGGAAAAATGGGATTTGGCGGTGCTGCGGCATATAGCGCGTCAAAATTTGGTATGGTGGGGTTCACGGAAAGCTTATTGGAGGAAGGGATTGAAGATCACATCAAGGCCACGGTTATCTGTCCGGGGTATGTGGCAACGCCGATGGTCAGAGGGGGCTCTGTTCCCCAAGAGGAAATGATACCCGCGGAGGACATCGGGAAATTGGTGGTAGGCCTTTTATATCTGTCTCCCTTTACCGTGGTCAAGGAAATTGTTGTTCACAGAAAAGGGGCTATTGGAACTTAA